A part of Methanohalobium evestigatum Z-7303 genomic DNA contains:
- the tuf gene encoding translation elongation factor EF-1 subunit alpha, with the protein MADEKPHMNLAIIGHIDHGKSTLVGRLMYETGAIPQHIIDKNREKAKEQGKETFAFAWIMDSLKEERDRGITIDIAHKRFDTDKYYFTIVDCPGHRDFVKNMITGASQADAAVLSVAAPDGVMDQTKEHVFLSRTLGINDLIVAVNKMDDINYDEKRYEEVKNQVSELLKMVGFKPDDVTFVPTSAYLGDNVAKLSENTPWYNGPTILEALNNLTPPEKADKLPLRIPVQDVYTISGIGTVPVGRVETGVMKKGDQVTFMPSGKTGEVKSIEMHHEEVPQATPGDNIGWSVRGLGKGDARRGDVAGHKDNPPTVANEFTAQIVVLQHPSAITVGYTPVFHAHTAQIACTFISLDKKMDPKSGQVKEENPTFLKSGDSAIVTLKPTRPMIIEPVKEIPHMGRFAIRDMGKTIAAGMCMSVNQ; encoded by the coding sequence ATGGCAGACGAGAAACCACACATGAATTTAGCTATCATTGGTCATATTGACCATGGTAAATCCACACTCGTTGGAAGGTTGATGTATGAAACAGGTGCAATTCCTCAGCATATAATCGACAAGAACAGAGAAAAAGCAAAAGAACAGGGTAAAGAAACATTCGCTTTTGCATGGATTATGGACTCTCTTAAAGAAGAGAGAGACAGAGGAATCACAATCGATATTGCTCACAAGAGGTTCGATACCGATAAATACTATTTCACCATTGTTGATTGTCCAGGTCACAGAGACTTTGTCAAAAATATGATTACAGGAGCATCTCAGGCAGATGCAGCTGTATTATCTGTTGCAGCACCAGATGGTGTGATGGACCAGACAAAAGAACATGTCTTCCTCTCAAGAACATTGGGTATCAACGACCTCATTGTTGCAGTCAACAAGATGGATGACATCAATTACGATGAAAAGAGATATGAAGAGGTCAAAAACCAAGTATCTGAACTTCTTAAAATGGTAGGATTCAAACCAGACGATGTAACATTTGTACCTACTTCAGCATACCTTGGTGATAACGTAGCCAAACTGAGTGAAAACACACCATGGTACAATGGTCCAACTATACTGGAAGCACTTAACAACCTCACACCACCAGAAAAAGCAGACAAACTTCCATTAAGAATACCAGTACAGGACGTTTACACCATTTCAGGTATTGGTACTGTACCAGTAGGAAGAGTTGAAACCGGTGTAATGAAGAAGGGAGATCAGGTTACCTTCATGCCAAGTGGTAAGACCGGTGAAGTCAAATCCATAGAAATGCATCATGAAGAAGTACCTCAAGCGACCCCAGGAGACAACATCGGATGGAGTGTTCGTGGACTTGGTAAAGGTGATGCAAGAAGAGGTGATGTAGCTGGACACAAAGACAACCCACCAACTGTAGCAAATGAATTTACAGCACAGATTGTTGTTCTCCAGCATCCATCTGCAATAACTGTTGGCTACACACCTGTATTCCATGCACACACTGCACAGATTGCATGTACATTCATCTCACTTGATAAGAAGATGGATCCAAAGTCAGGACAGGTAAAAGAAGAGAATCCAACATTCCTTAAATCTGGAGATTCAGCGATTGTAACTCTCAAACCAACAAGGCCAATGATAATTGAACCGGTGAAAGAAATTCCACACATGGGTAGATTCGCTATCCGTGACATGGGCAAAACAATCGCTGCTGGAATGTGTATGAGTGTCAACCAATAA
- a CDS encoding vitamin B12-dependent ribonucleotide reductase, which yields MNYIKKRDGRTVDFDSDKITQAIHKAIHSVNENDGDLARKMSYQVIDNLENRFKNTIPSVEDVQDIVEDVLIKNGYSEVAKSYILYRRKRSEVRETKKYLGIKHDDLKLSVNAIRVLERRYLLKGENGNPVETPSEMFERVANSVSSIDKRYGYNPYDSKAEFYRMMSNLEFLPNSPTLMNAGTELGQLSACFVLPVEDSMKDIFEALTNMSLIHKSGGGTGFSFSKLRPNGDIVKSTKGVASGPVSFMSIFDQATEVIKQGGKRRGANMGILRIDHPDIIEFINSKEKEGYLDNFNISVGVTDEFMKAVQSDSKYDLINPRTGKTTEKLRARDIFDLITTMAWRTGDPGMIFLDEINRRHPVSHVRTIESTNPCGEVPLLPYESCNLGSINLSKMVKNDTINWEKLKNNTHSGIHFLDNVIDANKYPLNEIDRETKNNRKIGLGVMGLAEMFAKLNIPYNSEEAIETAENIMKFINEESVKKSVELGEKRGSFPNFKGSQWEKKYSSMRNATVNTIAPTGTISIIANTSSGIEPIFALSFVRNVMATQLLEVNPVFENVAKERNFYSKDLMMDISKTGSIQNLKQVPKDVRDLFVTSLDIDPEWHVRMQAAFQKYVDNSVSKTVNLPEKATLDDVKRIYMMAYKLNCKGITIYRYGSKENQVLELGGLKKEKGEGIIADSEFSGDYLTGCSICN from the coding sequence TTGAACTATATTAAAAAAAGAGATGGAAGAACTGTTGATTTTGATTCTGATAAAATTACACAGGCTATACATAAAGCAATACATAGTGTAAATGAAAATGATGGTGACCTTGCCCGAAAAATGTCTTATCAGGTGATAGATAACCTTGAAAACCGGTTTAAAAATACCATTCCCAGTGTAGAAGATGTACAGGATATTGTTGAAGATGTTTTAATAAAAAATGGATATTCTGAAGTAGCCAAATCCTACATCCTCTATCGCAGAAAAAGGTCAGAGGTAAGAGAAACAAAAAAGTATCTGGGTATAAAACATGATGACCTTAAATTAAGTGTAAATGCAATAAGGGTATTGGAAAGAAGATATCTACTTAAAGGTGAAAATGGCAATCCTGTAGAAACTCCTTCAGAGATGTTTGAAAGAGTTGCAAATTCGGTATCATCAATAGATAAAAGATATGGTTATAATCCCTATGACAGCAAAGCTGAATTTTACAGGATGATGTCAAATCTGGAATTTTTACCAAACAGCCCCACCCTAATGAATGCTGGTACGGAACTGGGACAACTAAGTGCATGTTTTGTACTTCCTGTTGAAGATTCAATGAAGGACATTTTCGAAGCTTTAACAAATATGAGCCTTATACACAAATCCGGTGGAGGTACTGGATTCTCATTTTCAAAACTGCGACCGAATGGAGATATTGTTAAATCTACAAAAGGAGTTGCTTCAGGACCTGTATCATTCATGAGCATTTTTGACCAGGCTACTGAAGTAATAAAACAGGGTGGTAAACGCAGGGGTGCAAATATGGGAATTTTAAGAATCGACCATCCTGATATAATTGAATTCATTAACTCAAAGGAGAAAGAAGGATATCTGGACAATTTCAACATCTCTGTAGGAGTAACAGATGAATTCATGAAAGCAGTCCAGAGTGATAGTAAATATGACCTGATTAACCCGAGAACAGGCAAAACCACTGAAAAACTCAGAGCCAGAGATATTTTTGACCTGATAACTACAATGGCATGGAGAACTGGTGACCCGGGAATGATATTTCTGGACGAGATTAACCGCAGACATCCTGTGTCCCATGTAAGAACTATTGAAAGTACCAACCCCTGCGGTGAAGTTCCACTGCTTCCCTACGAATCCTGTAATCTGGGATCTATAAACCTGTCAAAGATGGTTAAAAACGACACAATCAACTGGGAGAAGCTAAAAAATAATACACACTCAGGAATCCATTTTCTTGATAATGTTATTGATGCCAATAAATATCCGTTAAATGAAATAGACAGAGAAACAAAAAACAACCGTAAAATAGGATTGGGAGTTATGGGACTTGCAGAGATGTTTGCAAAACTTAACATACCCTACAATTCAGAAGAAGCCATCGAAACTGCAGAAAATATTATGAAGTTTATTAATGAAGAATCTGTTAAAAAATCAGTAGAACTTGGAGAAAAAAGAGGTTCATTCCCGAATTTTAAAGGGAGCCAATGGGAAAAGAAATACAGTTCTATGAGAAACGCCACTGTAAATACCATCGCCCCCACTGGTACCATAAGTATTATCGCAAATACAAGTTCAGGTATAGAACCGATTTTTGCTCTTTCTTTTGTGCGGAACGTAATGGCAACACAACTTCTTGAAGTAAACCCGGTTTTTGAAAACGTTGCAAAAGAAAGAAACTTTTACAGTAAAGACTTGATGATGGATATATCAAAAACAGGATCTATTCAAAACCTTAAACAGGTCCCAAAAGATGTAAGAGACCTTTTTGTTACATCACTGGATATTGATCCCGAATGGCACGTTAGAATGCAGGCAGCCTTCCAGAAATATGTGGACAACTCCGTTTCCAAAACAGTCAACCTCCCTGAAAAAGCTACACTGGATGATGTTAAAAGAATCTACATGATGGCATACAAACTCAATTGCAAAGGGATTACAATCTACCGGTATGGAAGTAAAGAAAATCAGGTTCTTGAACTTGGTGGATTGAAAAAAGAAAAGGGCGAAGGTATAATCGCAGATTCTGAATTTTCAGGAGATTATCTTACAGGATGTTCTATCTGTAATTAA
- a CDS encoding 50S ribosomal protein L30e has protein sequence MSNKNISIDKALLSVLRTGSVVIGSKRTIESAEKSEAEMIVLSANCPENVKSKINSTGIPVLNYSGTSVELGASCGKPFSIAAMAIIDPGESNILSSF, from the coding sequence ATGAGCAACAAAAATATTAGTATCGATAAAGCACTATTAAGTGTTCTAAGAACAGGGTCAGTAGTAATTGGTTCTAAACGAACCATTGAATCAGCAGAAAAATCAGAAGCAGAAATGATAGTATTATCTGCAAATTGTCCGGAAAATGTAAAGTCAAAAATCAATTCTACAGGTATACCTGTATTAAATTATTCGGGAACCAGTGTAGAATTAGGGGCTTCATGTGGTAAACCATTCTCAATTGCAGCAATGGCTATTATAGACCCTGGAGAATCCAATATTTTATCATCATTCTAA
- a CDS encoding 30S ribosomal protein S7, with the protein MIFMYKLFDKWDMSEVEVNDSGIKSYVNLDPVVVPHTNGRHARQQFNKSEISIVERLVNNLMRKEHNTGKKQFALRAVEDAFDIIYSKTERNPVQVLVDAIANTGPREEVVRLKYGGISVPKAVDTASQRRVDTALRLISMGVNQAAYKSKRSLADCLASELMGAANRDAKYFSVNRKDSKERVAKSAR; encoded by the coding sequence ATGATTTTTATGTACAAATTGTTCGATAAATGGGACATGTCAGAAGTTGAGGTAAATGACTCCGGAATAAAAAGCTATGTTAATCTGGACCCTGTTGTTGTTCCACATACGAATGGAAGACATGCAAGACAGCAATTTAACAAATCAGAGATTTCAATTGTTGAACGTCTGGTAAACAATTTAATGAGAAAAGAACATAACACAGGTAAAAAACAATTTGCACTGCGTGCTGTAGAAGACGCTTTTGATATAATATATTCAAAGACAGAAAGGAACCCGGTACAGGTTCTTGTAGATGCTATTGCCAATACAGGTCCAAGGGAAGAAGTAGTTAGATTAAAATACGGTGGAATATCTGTACCCAAAGCAGTGGATACTGCTTCACAAAGGCGTGTTGATACCGCATTAAGGCTTATTTCTATGGGAGTAAACCAGGCAGCATACAAATCAAAACGTTCATTGGCAGATTGTCTGGCATCAGAACTGATGGGTGCTGCTAACCGTGATGCAAAATACTTCTCTGTAAACAGAAAAGATTCCAAAGAACGGGTTGCCAAATCAGCACGTTAA
- a CDS encoding elongation factor EF-2, producing the protein MGRRKKMVERVVSLMKNPEHIRNIGIVAHIDHGKTTLTDNLLAGAGMISSELSGSQLFMDSDEEEQDRGITIDSANVSMVHEYNGEEFLINLIDTPGHVDFGGDVTRAMRAVDGAVVVIDAVEGTMPQTETVLRQALKEQVKPVLFINKVDRLINELQVDSQEMQIRLGKLIDHVNKLIKGMNEESYNKGWKVSASDGTVAFGSALYNWAISVPMMDKTNIGFADVYNYCQQERQTDLAQKCPLYEAVNDMVIRHLPNPITAQPYRVSTIWHGDIESDVGEQMTKAKENGDLAFMVTDIRLDPHAGEVATGRLFSGTFKRGMEVNISGSPSKNRVQQVGIYMGSERVEVERIPAGNIAAVTGLKDAIVGSTVTTKDDMTPFESIKHVSEPVVTVAVEAKHMKDLPKLVEVLRQVNKEDPTLNVTLNEETGEHLLSGMGELHLEVIGHRIERDKGVEISTSPPIVVYREAVQKHAGPVEGKSPNRHNKFYIEVEPLEPEVIDLIRSGDISMRMPELERRNKLMEAGMDKEEAKGLVDICESNIYLDQTKGIQHLNETMELILEGFEEVMQAGPLANEPCMGVKVKLIDAKLHEDTIHRGPAQVIPASRQAIQAAMLMADATILEPYQKVFIYVPQDQMGGATKLIQGKRGIILNMSSEGDMTAVESKAPVAELFGFAGDIRSSTEGRAMWSTEFAGFEPIPSNLIQETISMIRERKGMKNEIPKPQDILETV; encoded by the coding sequence ATGGGAAGAAGAAAAAAAATGGTTGAGCGAGTAGTATCGCTCATGAAAAATCCGGAACATATAAGAAACATTGGTATAGTTGCACATATCGACCATGGGAAAACCACTCTAACAGATAACCTTCTGGCTGGCGCAGGAATGATATCTTCCGAACTTTCTGGAAGCCAGCTGTTTATGGATTCTGATGAAGAAGAACAGGACAGGGGAATCACAATTGATTCTGCAAATGTGTCGATGGTGCACGAATACAATGGTGAAGAGTTTCTTATTAATTTGATAGATACTCCGGGACATGTTGATTTCGGTGGTGACGTTACAAGAGCCATGAGAGCTGTTGATGGGGCTGTTGTTGTTATTGATGCAGTTGAAGGAACTATGCCCCAGACAGAAACGGTTTTAAGACAGGCGTTAAAGGAACAGGTTAAACCGGTACTTTTTATCAACAAAGTAGACCGTCTTATTAATGAACTACAGGTCGATTCACAGGAAATGCAGATACGCCTTGGTAAGTTAATAGACCATGTTAACAAATTAATCAAGGGTATGAACGAAGAAAGTTATAATAAGGGTTGGAAGGTTTCTGCTTCAGACGGTACGGTTGCGTTCGGTTCAGCACTGTATAACTGGGCAATCAGCGTACCTATGATGGATAAAACAAACATCGGTTTTGCTGATGTATATAATTACTGTCAGCAGGAGCGTCAAACCGACCTTGCTCAAAAATGTCCGCTCTATGAAGCAGTAAACGACATGGTTATTCGCCACCTTCCAAATCCGATTACAGCACAACCCTACCGGGTCAGCACAATTTGGCATGGTGACATTGAATCTGATGTCGGAGAGCAGATGACCAAAGCCAAAGAAAATGGTGACTTGGCCTTTATGGTGACAGACATTCGGCTTGATCCACATGCAGGAGAAGTAGCAACAGGTAGACTTTTCAGTGGAACCTTCAAACGTGGTATGGAAGTAAACATTTCAGGGTCACCCAGTAAAAATAGGGTTCAGCAGGTAGGCATCTACATGGGATCTGAAAGGGTCGAAGTCGAAAGAATACCAGCCGGTAATATAGCAGCAGTAACAGGTCTCAAAGATGCCATTGTTGGTTCTACAGTAACTACAAAGGATGATATGACACCTTTTGAAAGTATAAAGCATGTAAGTGAACCAGTGGTTACTGTTGCAGTCGAAGCCAAACACATGAAAGACCTGCCAAAACTTGTTGAAGTTTTAAGACAGGTAAACAAGGAAGACCCAACACTAAATGTTACATTAAACGAAGAGACAGGAGAACACCTGCTTTCAGGAATGGGTGAACTCCATCTTGAAGTTATAGGTCACAGAATTGAACGTGACAAAGGAGTAGAAATTAGTACAAGCCCTCCAATTGTTGTCTATCGTGAAGCGGTTCAAAAACATGCGGGACCGGTTGAAGGTAAGTCACCAAACAGACACAACAAGTTCTATATAGAGGTTGAACCACTTGAACCAGAAGTCATTGATCTTATCAGATCCGGTGACATCTCAATGCGTATGCCTGAACTGGAGCGCAGGAACAAGCTGATGGAAGCAGGAATGGATAAAGAGGAAGCCAAAGGACTGGTCGACATTTGTGAATCTAATATATATCTTGACCAGACAAAGGGTATTCAGCATCTTAATGAGACAATGGAATTAATCCTTGAAGGTTTTGAAGAGGTTATGCAGGCAGGGCCACTGGCAAATGAACCATGTATGGGTGTAAAGGTAAAACTTATTGATGCCAAACTCCACGAAGATACTATCCATCGTGGACCAGCGCAGGTAATCCCAGCGTCACGGCAGGCTATTCAGGCTGCAATGCTCATGGCAGATGCCACAATTCTTGAACCATATCAAAAAGTATTCATCTATGTACCACAGGACCAGATGGGTGGAGCTACCAAATTGATACAGGGTAAACGCGGAATTATCCTTAATATGAGTTCAGAAGGAGATATGACAGCCGTAGAATCCAAGGCACCCGTGGCAGAACTGTTTGGGTTTGCAGGTGATATAAGGTCATCAACTGAAGGTCGTGCCATGTGGAGTACAGAATTTGCTGGCTTTGAACCGATTCCATCAAATTTAATACAGGAAACTATAAGTATGATTCGCGAAAGGAAGGGTATGAAGAACGAAATACCCAAGCCTCAGGATATATTGGAGACAGTCTGA
- a CDS encoding 30S ribosomal protein S12, with amino-acid sequence MANGKYAASKLKKDHTDSRWKDKRYSRRALGLDVKADPLSGAPQGRGIVLEKVGVEAKQPNSAVRKCVRIQLIKNGRQATAFCPGDGAINYIDEHDEVTVERIGGRMGGSKGDIPGVRFKVIAVNNVSLNEMAIGRREKPRR; translated from the coding sequence ATGGCGAATGGAAAATATGCTGCAAGTAAATTGAAAAAAGATCATACAGACTCGCGATGGAAAGATAAGCGATATAGTAGGCGTGCCTTAGGGCTGGATGTTAAAGCAGACCCGCTTTCAGGTGCACCACAGGGTCGTGGAATTGTACTTGAAAAAGTAGGTGTGGAAGCAAAACAGCCAAATTCTGCAGTTAGAAAATGTGTAAGAATACAGTTGATAAAGAATGGTCGCCAGGCTACAGCATTTTGTCCGGGTGACGGTGCTATAAATTATATAGATGAACACGATGAAGTAACTGTAGAACGTATTGGCGGACGAATGGGTGGATCAAAAGGTGATATACCCGGTGTCAGATTCAAGGTTATTGCTGTAAACAATGTCTCATTAAATGAGATGGCAATAGGTAGAAGAGAGAAACCGAGGAGATGA
- the rpsJ gene encoding 30S ribosomal protein S10: protein MAQKARIKLSGTDPENLDGVCDQVKSIADRTGVGMSGPVPLPTRKLRVPARKSPSGDGTATWDHWEMRVHKRLIDISADERALRQLMRIQVPKDINIEIVLQS from the coding sequence ATGGCACAGAAAGCAAGAATTAAACTATCAGGAACGGATCCAGAAAACCTGGACGGAGTCTGCGATCAGGTAAAGTCGATAGCAGATAGAACCGGTGTCGGTATGTCTGGTCCTGTTCCACTCCCAACAAGAAAACTACGGGTTCCCGCTCGTAAAAGCCCAAGTGGAGATGGAACTGCTACATGGGACCACTGGGAAATGCGTGTACACAAACGATTAATCGATATTTCGGCTGATGAAAGAGCACTCAGGCAGCTCATGAGAATCCAGGTTCCAAAAGATATCAATATCGAAATAGTTCTGCAGAGCTAA
- the rpoA2 gene encoding DNA-directed RNA polymerase subunit A'' — MTLSEATINSMVDDLPLPQNMINTLKEDAIKVGVSKKELEEIIHQVMDNYGYACVEPCEAVGVVSAQSIGEPGTQMTMRTFHYAGVAEINVTLGLPRLIEIVDARKTPSTPMMTVALEEGYSDSRDEARKLAWQIEATHIGHLGDVTTDLAQMQLVVDLHEKTLTQREISVDEIAGILRDKLNVLVKISEGVDYQIIIQPNQPSYRELLQLAKNIHNVTLKGIEGIKRVVIRKDSDEYTLYTEGSELNEVLKIEGVDVTRTYTNNIAEIYEVFGIEAARNALVKEAMDTLSEQGLNVDIRHIMLVADIMTCDGEVKQIGRHGISGEKASVFARAAFEVTVNHLLDAGIRGDVDELNGVTENIIIGQPIKLGTGDVHLVATKPVKGESV; from the coding sequence ATGACCCTGAGTGAAGCTACAATCAATTCAATGGTGGATGATCTTCCTCTGCCTCAGAATATGATTAATACGTTAAAAGAGGATGCAATAAAGGTCGGGGTCTCCAAAAAAGAACTGGAAGAAATCATCCATCAGGTGATGGATAACTATGGTTATGCATGCGTAGAACCATGTGAAGCAGTAGGTGTGGTTTCAGCACAATCGATAGGAGAACCCGGTACGCAGATGACGATGCGTACTTTTCACTATGCAGGTGTTGCAGAAATTAACGTAACACTGGGTCTTCCACGACTTATAGAAATTGTCGATGCAAGGAAAACACCCAGTACACCTATGATGACTGTTGCACTTGAGGAAGGTTATTCAGATTCCAGAGATGAAGCCAGAAAACTTGCATGGCAGATAGAAGCTACCCATATCGGGCATTTGGGAGATGTTACAACTGACCTTGCACAAATGCAGCTTGTTGTCGATCTTCATGAAAAAACTCTTACACAAAGAGAAATATCAGTCGATGAAATAGCAGGCATACTCCGTGATAAACTTAATGTACTGGTTAAAATATCCGAAGGAGTAGATTATCAGATTATTATACAACCAAACCAGCCATCTTATCGTGAGCTTTTACAGCTTGCAAAGAATATACATAACGTAACACTTAAAGGTATAGAAGGCATTAAAAGGGTTGTTATCCGAAAAGACAGTGATGAATACACATTGTATACAGAAGGTTCTGAACTCAATGAAGTTCTGAAAATAGAAGGTGTTGATGTTACAAGAACCTATACCAATAATATCGCTGAAATCTACGAAGTATTCGGAATAGAAGCAGCCAGAAATGCACTGGTTAAAGAAGCAATGGATACACTGAGTGAACAAGGCCTTAATGTTGACATACGGCATATTATGCTGGTAGCAGATATCATGACATGTGATGGAGAAGTAAAACAAATAGGTCGTCATGGTATTTCAGGTGAAAAAGCAAGTGTTTTTGCACGTGCTGCTTTTGAGGTCACAGTCAACCACCTTCTTGATGCGGGAATACGCGGTGATGTTGACGAATTGAATGGTGTAACTGAAAATATAATTATAGGACAGCCAATCAAACTTGGTACAGGCGATGTGCATTTGGTCGCAACAAAACCAGTTAAAGGAGAAAGTGTCTAA
- a CDS encoding NusA-like transcription termination signal-binding factor, giving the protein MSEIKLSTEELRYIAMFEQTTGAEVRDCIVDEDRIIYVVEAGNMGAAIGKNGEHINKVKENVDKHVELVEYSEDPSEFIKNAFGPVAVSSVNLVNKDDKQYAYVQVSNNSKGLAIGSNGKNIDKVKMIANRHHNIDSVIIQ; this is encoded by the coding sequence TTGAGTGAAATTAAACTATCTACAGAAGAGTTAAGATACATAGCAATGTTTGAACAGACAACAGGTGCAGAAGTCCGTGACTGTATAGTGGACGAAGACAGAATCATCTATGTTGTCGAAGCAGGAAATATGGGTGCTGCTATTGGTAAAAATGGTGAGCATATAAACAAGGTCAAAGAAAATGTAGATAAGCATGTTGAACTTGTTGAATACTCAGAAGATCCAAGTGAATTTATCAAAAATGCCTTTGGACCAGTGGCAGTATCTTCTGTAAATCTAGTCAATAAAGATGATAAGCAATATGCTTATGTACAGGTATCCAATAATAGCAAAGGTCTTGCTATAGGAAGTAATGGAAAAAACATTGACAAAGTAAAAATGATTGCAAACCGTCATCATAACATCGATAGTGTAATTATTCAATAA